The Lycium barbarum isolate Lr01 chromosome 12, ASM1917538v2, whole genome shotgun sequence genome includes a region encoding these proteins:
- the LOC132621120 gene encoding oxoglutarate-dependent flavonoid 7-O-demethylase 1-like, translated as MEEAKSRKLGGSLKVPNVQELAKQQLAAVPPRYIRDDIEKPVLSSSSILLPQVPVIDMKKLLEIGDDDSELQRLHFAGKEWGFFQLVNHGVNSTLVEKVKSEIQAFFDLPMEEKKKFEQEEGDLEGYGQAFVVYEEQKLDWADILYMITLPTNLRKPHLFPKLPASLRDALEQYSAKMKELAMKIMSKMARALGMEDEDMNVLFEEAGTQMMRINYYPPCPQPELVMGLCPHTDAIGLAILLQANETEGLQINKGGAWIPVPYLPDAFVVNIGDILEIVTNGIYKSTEHRAMVNEDKERISIATFLSPNMDGDLGPAPSLLTPQSPAQFRRIEVADYFKGYFSSELDGKSYVDAIRIRNGDNGSN; from the exons ATGGAAGAAGCAAAATCGAGAAAGCTAGGTGGCTCTTTGAAAGTTCCTAACGTTCAGGAACTGGCAAAGCAACAACTAGCAGCTGTTCCACCGCGATATATTCGTGATGATATCGAAAAGCCTGTGTTGTCATCCTCTTCTATATTATTGCCTCAAGTTCCAGTTATTGACATGAAAAAACTGTTGGAAATTGGAGATGATGATTCAGAGCTTCAGAGGCTTCATTTTGCTGGCAAAGAATGGGGATTTTTCCAG TTGGTGAATCATGGAGTGAACTCAACATTGGTGGAGAAAGTAAAGTCAGAAATCCAAGCATTTTTCGATCTACCAATGGAAGAGAAGAAGAAATTCGAGCAAGAAGAAGGAGATCTCGAAGGATATGGACAAGCCTTTGTTGTATATGAAGAACAAAAGTTAGATTGGGCAGACATACTTTACATGATCACTCTCCCTACTAATTTGAGAAAACCTCACTTGTTCCCAAAGCTCCCTGCTTCACTTAG GGATGCACTGGAACAATACTCAGCAAAAATGAAGGAACTTGCCATGAAAATTATGTCCAAAATGGCAAGAGCATTAGGGATGGAAGATGAAGATATGAATGTACTTTTTGAAGAAGCTGGGACACAAATGATGAGAATAAATTATTACCCTCCTTGTCCTCAACCAGAGCTTGTAATGGGCTTATGTCCTCACACTGATGCTATTGGTCTTGCCATACTCCTTCAAGCTAATGAAACCGAAGGTCTTCAAATTAACAAAGGTGGAGCTTGGATTCCTGTTCCATATCTTCCTGATGCCTTTGTTGTCAACATTGGAGACATTTTAGAG ATTGTGACAAATGGAATTTATAAAAGCACAGAACATCGAGCAATGGTTAATGAAGATAAGGAGAGAATCTCAATTGCTACATTTTTGAGCCCCAACATGGATGGTGATTTAGGTCCAGCACCTAGCCTCCTCACTCCTCAAAGCCCTGCACAATTTAGGAGGATTGAAGTTGCTGATTACTTCAAGGGATATTTCTCTAGTGAGCTCGATGGAAAGTCATATGTCGATGCTATAAGGATTAGAAATGGAGATAATGGGAGCAACTGA